TCACACTGCCCCTGTTCTTTTATTGTTTGCGGCCGCTGGGGCGGTTCCCGGCTTATGCCGGTTTACTGTTGCTGGCGGTGGTCCCCTGGCATTTTATGTTGTCGCGCTGGGGGCTGGAAAGTAATCTGCTGCCGTTTTTTATGCTGTTGGGCTGCACTGTGCTTTCCCGGGCGTTAATTCTGGGACGTAGGCGGTGGATTGTGCCCGCACTGCTGCCCTTTGCGCTGGCGCTGTATGCGTACGGCACAACTGTAATAGTGCTGCCCCTTTTTTTTGCGCTTGTTCTGCTGCTGTTCTTTCCCAGAATTCGCCGTAATGCCTGGAGCTGGCTATGGGCGCTGGGGCTGTTTGGGATAGTAGCTAGCCCCTTTTTTATCTATTTCCTGGAGAATTATTTATTGGGCCATAACGTAGCCTGGGCGGAGGATTTATTCTTTTCTACCCCGCTATTTCCTGGTAACCGGCTGGGGCAGGTAGCCGGTATAAACCGGAAGTATATTCTGTGGACTAATTTTCAGTTTTTACGGTCTGGTTTTAACGATCATACCGTTTATAATTTATTGCCTGGCTTTCCGCTGCTGCTCACTTTTACCTGGCCAGTAGGCGTGGGGGCATTATTTATAGCCGCCGTGCAGACTGTACGCAAAAAAGGGACCCTTACCTCAGCAGATATAGTGGTGCGTGTGCTCGGTGCGTGGGCCATTTCTGCGCTGCCATTTCTTTTCCTGTTTGAGCTGAACGTTAACCGGTTTAATCACTTTTTTCTGCCCTGTATTGCACTCAGTATCTGGCTGATTAGTCTTGTTCTTATGCGTGTGCGCAGCTCCTGGGTAAGAGCAGCTATCAGCAGCCTGGTAGTAATTTGGATAGTAGTTGAGAGTAGTCTGGCTATCCGGTATTATTTCTCTGATTACAACCGTAGCGCCATTCGGGAAAATTTTAATGCCGGATTACAGGAGGCTTTTGCCGCAGTAGCCCGCCTTCCGGTAAGTCAGGTGCGCATTACGCAAGATATGCATCAGCCCTACGTATACACCTTGTTCTACCTGCAATATCCACCGGCCGCTTTTCAGAAAGAGGTGAAAATGACGATTGAAAACGGGGAGTATAATGTGCATCAGTTTGGTAAATACAGGTTTTCTGATGACTACCTGGACCTGAACCGGGAATACGGCTATTTATCCCGCAAAAACGAATTCCCGGACACGGAAAAAAGCCGTCGGCAGGTGTATTATGCCAACGAGTTCTGGGAAGTAGGAATCATCAGGCCAGCGACAGAATCAATTCCGGAGTAAATCAAATAAAATGCGGCTTTTCCTGGCATAGCAGTAGCCAGTATTAATAGCGGCAAGTAAACCTGAACCGCACCCAGTAATTTGCCCGGCCTGGGGTAGGCATTTCGTAAATGCAAAGGCAAAAGGCTTGCTTGGCGGCGGAAGCAAATACTTGGTTAGTAGCCCCGGGTGGCCCGGCGCGTGGGAAACAGGTTGGGCTGCTTGGGGCGGTACAGCTCCATCGACTCATGGAGCAGCTGATAGATTAAAGTGCCCCGTGTCGGATTGCTTACATAAAAACTCCGCTCGGGCTGCTCGTTGCCGCTGATGCATACAAACACGCTATGTCCATCTAGCACGATGCGGTTTTTCTCTTTGTTCACTAAGTAGTCCGTGCTGCTCTGGTATACGGAATCAGCAAGCTGAAAAAAAGCGCGGTTCTGCTTTGGGGTAAGTACTAGGCTGTCCAAGGAATAAAGCGCATAGTGCTCGTATAAGGAAATTATACGCGCTGATTTCTGCGTTCTTTCCTGCTGGGTAAGGGTGGAGTCATGGAGGAAATTCTCAATGAGCTCCTTCAATTCTGCATCTTGGTTCAGGGCGTTTGCGGTGCTGTCGTAGCGGGCATACAGAATCTTTATCCGGGAGGCGGAGCGCGTCAGGTTTACCTTAAAGCTTCGCGAGCCTACGGCTACCTTCACCCCAATGGAATAAGCCGGAGGCTTTGGCGCCATTGGGGCCAGCCAGCTCAGGCAAATTATCAGCAGTGCACCGAGAAGAGTAGAAAAAGGCGCTAGCATACCGGACTTATCAATATTTAAACCTGCACTATGACTGGAAAGATAAGTGCCATTTGCTTAACCGGAGTTTTCTACCTTTCAGCCCTATGCGCACGCTGCTGTGCTTTGCCCGGGTGCTGGTAGCGGTGGAATGTGTTGTATTCTTTTTGCCTCAAGCTTCCTGCTCCGGCTGCCATGCTTTCCCATCAACACGAAATATTTCTGGAAGTGGCCCGGCTGCTGAGCTTTACCAAAGCCGGGCAGGCCCTGTTCCTCAGCCAGTCGGCGGTGAGCAAGCAGGTGAAGGCGCTGGAAGAATACTACAAAACGGGCCTGTTTGAGCGCCTCGGCAATAGCGTGGTGCTCACGCCAGCCGGCGAGCTGCTGTACCAAAAGCTGCTTTTGGCCAAACAGCTGCAGCATGATCTGCACCAGGAATTCACCACGCTCAGCGAAGACTTCTCGCCGCAGATGCGCATGGTTATCGGGGCCAGCACCACCATTTCCCTGTACATTATTCCGCCGGTGCTGTCGGCGTATCTGAGTAAGTTTCCGAACACCCAGCTCACCCTGAAAAACCGCAACAGCGAAAACATCCTGAAAGCCCTGCTGGAACATGAAATCGACCTGGGCATTATCGAGGGAATTCATAAAGTCAGCAACGTGACGTACACGCCTCTACTCACCGATGAGGTAGTGGCGGTGTGCTCCGCGCGCAACCCGCTGCACCGGGAAGAGCTGGTAGCCCAGGACCTTTTGCACATTCCGGTGGCTTTGCGCGAGTCCGGCTCCGGCACGCTGGCGGTGCTGGAGGAAGCCCTGGCCACGCACCGCATCAAGCTCACCGACCTGCCAGTGAAAGTGCGGCTGGGCGGCACCGAGGCCCTGAAAAACTTTGTGCGGGTAGATACCTGCCTGGCCTTTCTGCCCCGGCAGGCCGTGATGAAAGAGCTGGCCTCGGGCGAACTGATTGAGGTACCCGTCCGGGACCTGAACCTGGTGCGGCACTTTGATTTTGTGCAGCGCAAAGGCACCGAAAACAATGTGCCCTACAAAAGCTTCGTGCAGTTTGCACAGCGCTACTATTCCAAACAGGAATAGGCCAGTCTAAATAGCCATTTGTTTTAGGAATAGGGTAAGAGGAGTTTTGCGTAACAGTACTCCTATGCTTACTCTTCTCGAAACCGCTACTCGTCTGGCGCAACTGCATTGCGCAGCTTGCCACCAGACCTACTCGCCCCATATGCTGCAGTCCGTTTCGCCGTGCTGTCAGCAGCCCCTGTTGGCCGAATACAGCCTGCAGGAGCCCCTTTCCCGGGTCGATGGTATTCAGCCCACTGAAAACTCCATGTGGCGTTACCAGCAGCTGCTGCCCCTGCAGAACGCTGCCCACCGGGTAACACTGGGCGAAGGCTGGACGCCGCTGCTACTCCTGCCACGCCTGGGCGCCCAATATGGCCTGCGTAGCCTGCTGCTGAAGGATGAAGGCCAGAACCCAACCGGCTCATTTAAGGCGCGGGGCCTGAGTATGGCTATTTCCAAAGCCAAAGAACTGGGTGTTACTGGCTGTATTATTCCCACGGCCGGCAATGCCGGGGTGGCTATGGCTGCCTATTGCGCCCGGGCAGGTATGCGGGCCGTGGTAGTGATGCCCCGCCACACGCCCAATGCCTTCAAGGAAGAGTGCTACTGGTACGGCGCCGAAGTACACCTGGTAGATGGCCTTATCAATGACTGCGCCGCCTTGGTTCGTCAGCTGAACGCCGATAATGCCCTGCTCGATGTATCGACGCTAAAGGAACCCTACCGCCTGGAAGGCAAGAAAACCATGGGCTATGAGCTGGCCGAGCAGCTGAACTGGCAGTTGCCCGATGTGCTGCTGTACCCTGCCGGCGGCGGCACCGGACTCATCGGTATCTGGAAAGCATTTCAGGAAATGCGGGCGCTGGGCTGGTTGGCGGCTGATGTAAAGCTGCCGCGCATGGTGGCCGTGCAGGCCGCTACCTGCTGCCCCCTGATTGAAACGCTGGCCGGGCACCAGGCAAACTGCCACGCCTATGTGGGCCAGGCTACCATTGCCAACGGGCTGGCCGTGCCCCGCCCGTTGGGTGAGGCGCTGATGCTGCGCGTGCTGCGGGAGTCGGGGGGCACGGCCGTTAGCATCACCGATGAGCAGATGCTGGAAGGCATGCGCGAGCTGGCCCGGCAGGAGGGGCTGTTTGTAGCGCCAGAAGGCGCGGCCGTTTGGATGGCCGCCCGCCAGCTGCTGGCTTCCGGCTGGCTGCAGCCGCACGAGCAGGTGGTGCTGCTGAATACCGGCTCGGCCCAGAAATACCTGGAAAATGTAATGGGTCGATTTCAGGACTAGCCGCCCGGCAGGCAGTAATTTTCGGTACCAAAGTCCGTTACTGTTTCGCCGGAAAGCAGGAGGGAGGACGCTACCAACACAAGCCTAAACTGGTTACTTTGCCGGATGCACGCTCCAACTTCTTATTCCACCGGTTTCCTGCTGGCTCTGGGCCTGCTGGGTTCGTGTCAGATGTCGAAAGCTCCTTCTATGCCGCCTGTTTCAGCTTCTGCCACCCGACAGGCGGTGCCGCCCGTGTGGCAGTCGGCGGCTTATACCGTGTACCGCGACTCCCTGGTGCAGGGTAGATACACTGCCCGCGCCCGCTCGCGCACCGAATTGACGTCTAACTACCAAAGCCCGGCCAACGAGTTTCAGAGCCCGCAGGTGAACTTCAAGTTCAGCCTAAACGGCAAAGACAACGAAATGCAGCCCGGCCAGGACCACGTGTTTATGGCGCTGCCGCAGGCCGGTGGCACGGGCCTGGAAACGCCGCTTATCGTGTTCGGGCAGCAGTACGTGGACCGCACGCCGGTGCCTGCCAACACCTACCTCGCCCCCAATACCCCGCTGAAAATCCGGCTGGATCTGCGCCCCGTGCTGGCCGCGTTTGAAAAGCAGGGTTACTACCCGCTTTACAACGGCCAAAAACTCTATAAGCAGGACCTGAAGCACGTATTTGTGGCCGGCAACACGGCCCCGCTGAGCTGGGACTTCGATAACCTCATCAACAAGCCCCAGCTGGAGCTGAAAGACCCCGACGGCAACGGCATCTATGAAACCACCGTGGTGCTGAATGCCCACTCCGACGCCAAAACCACCGCCGGCGAGTGGAAGCAGACGCTGGATACGTCCGGAATGCCTCAGTATTCTTCCGACTATCCTTTGCTGGATGCCCTCTACAACCTGGCCCTGGAAGAAGCCAAGCGCGCCGTAGAGCCCGATGGCACCTTCCGTACCGGTCAGGAGTGGGCCGGCGTCTGGACGCGGGATATCAGCTACAGTATCATCCTGGCCCAGGCCGCCCTGCAGCCCGAGGTAGCCAAAACCAGCCTGCTGCGCAAAGTCACGCCCGATGGCCGCATTATTCAGGATACCGGCACGGGCGGCGCTTATCCGTGCTCCACGGACCGCATGATCTGGGCCACCGCCGCCTGGGAAATCTACAAAACCACCGGCGACGAAGCCTGGCTGCGCAAGGCGTACCCCATCATTAAAAAATCGATTGAGGATGATGTGCCGAATGCCTACGACCTGCAAACCGGCCTGGTACGCGGCGAATCCTCCTTCCTGGACTGGCGCGAGCAGACTTACCCAAAGTGGATGCAGCCGGCCGATATTTATCAGTCAGAAAACCTGGGCACGAATGTCGTGCATTTTCAGGCCAACCAGGTGCTGGCCCTGATGGCTGATAAGCTAGGTCACAAGTTTGTGGCTGCTATGCACAGGCTGCTGGCCGAAAACATTAAAAAAGGCATTAATCAGCACCTGTGGCTGGATGGCAAGGGCTACTACGCGCAGTACCGCTACGGCCGCAATTTCGCCCTGGTTTCGCCGAAGGCGGAAGCGCTGGGCGAGGCGCTGACGGTGCTTTTTGGGGCTACGGAGGGTAGCCGGGCCCAAACGGTAATGGCCCACACGCCCGTTATGGACTACGGTATTCCGTGCATTTACCCCCAGATTTCGGGAATTCCGCCTTACCATAACAATGCCGTGTGGCCCTTTGTGCAGAGCTACTGGGGCCTGGCCGCCGCCAAAACCGGCAACGAAATGGCCTTTATGGAGAGCCTGATGGCCGTAAGCAGGCCCGCGGCGCTGTTCCTCACCAACAAGGAAAACTTCGTGGCCAGCAACGGCGACTTTGCCGGCACCCAAATCAACTCCAGCAACATGCTCTGGAGCCTTTCCGGCTCGCTGGCGCTGGTGTATAAGGGCTTGTTTGGTATGGATTTTCAAACCGACCGCCTCGTATTCCAGCCCTTTGTGCCGCAGGCACTGCAGGGCACCCGCAAACTCACCGGTTTCAAATACCGCCAGGCCTTGCTGAACATTGAAATGACGGGCTTTGGCCAGGGTATCCGCACCATTACCCTGGATGGGCAGCCCTTAGCCGATGCCGCCGTGCTGGCCACGCTCACCGGTCCGCACGACATCAAAATTGAACTCCCTAGCACCGCTTTTGCCGCCTCTTCCCTGAATAAAGTAGCGCACCACATGTCCCCCATGACGCCGGCCGTGCGCTACGCCAACGGCCGCCTTGCCTGGGCGCGGGTGGAAGGCGCCACGGCGTATCAGATCCTGCGCAACGGACAGTTTGCCGGCCGCACCACCGAGCCCGTTTTCCCGGTGCCGGCCCCGCAAACCTACACGGAGTACCAGGTAGTGGCTATAGATGCCCAGAAAGCCGAAAGCTTTGCCAGTGAGCCGCTGGCCGTGGAACCGGACAAGTTCCGAAGCACCGTAGAGGTAGAAACTGCCGCCAATAAATCAGGCAAGGCTTACAAAGGTGCCACCGGCCCGGGCTTCGTGGAAATCAGCAAAACCCAGAACCGCCGCCTAACGCTGCGTGTGCCCGTGCCCGCCGATGGCCTGTATGCCGTGGATTTTCGCTACGCCAACGGCAATGGCCCCATCAATACCAGCAACAAATGCGCTATCCGCACGCTAAGCCAGGGCAAGCAGCAGCTGGGAACGGTGGTGCTGCCCCAGCGCGGGGTGGAGGAGTGGTCGGACTGGGGCTATACCAACCCCATCACGGTGCGCCTGAGTAAAGGCACCGCCACGCTCACGCTCAGCTTTGAGCCGGCTAATAAGAATATGAACGGAGAGGTGAATCAGGCCATGCTCGACCATCTGCGCCTGACCCGGATTCAATAAATGCTTCTTTCGGTACAGTTAAGGCAAACCTACCCTGCTTACATCCTTCAACACCCCTTCCAAACAAAGTTAATCTGTTTTGGAGGGGTGTTGAATTTTAAGGGGGGGGTGAATTAATAGATATGAATTTTATAAAATGACTTTAAAACGAAGGGGGTGTATTGAAAAATCATGCGGATATTATTGTAAAGGCATTAAAATTTAGGGTAGTATTCGATTAATGTTTCAACTGAACTGTATATTGCCTTTCGATTTGACAGGGTGATGGTTGAATGGTTGAGATATTTTCAAAAATGAGGGCTCCTGCTGTATTTCGTCCGAGTGTAAGTCTGTTCACGCTATTTACGCTGGTGGTCCTGTGCCTGCTGGCCGCGTTTGTGGATTTGCCGCACCCTAGCGCCGTGGCCGGCTCTTTAAACCCCGCCGATGTGGCTTGGATGCTCACCGCCACCGCCTTCGTGCTGATTATGACGCCCGGGCTTTCGTTCTTTTATGGTGGTATGGTGCGGCCTAAAAACGTTATCAGTACCATGCTGCAAAGTTTCGTGGCGCTGGGCGTTATCTCGCTGGTCTTCTACTTTGTGGGGTTCTCGCTGGCCTACGGCGAATCCTGGCATGGGCTCATCGGCAACCCTCTTACCTATATCATGTTGCGCAATGTGGGCACGGCGCCCAATCCTGCGTTTGCCGCCACTATTCCCTTCATTCTCTACTTCGCCTTCCAACTGAAGTTTGCCATTATCACTCCGGCGCTCATCACCGGCTCGTTTGCCGAGCGGGTGCGCTTTAAGGGCTATCTGGCCTTTATGGTGCTTTTCAGCCTGTTCATCTACTGTCCACTGGCCCACTGGACGTGGCACCCCGAGGGCTTCCTGCGCAAGTGGGGCGTGCTGGATTTTGCCGGTGGCACGGTAGTACATATTTCGGCGGGCATTGCGGCCCTGGCGGGCGCTATGGTGCTGGGCCGGCGCAACGCGCACGTGCGTAAATCATCTTTCTCCACGCCCAATGTGCCGTTTGTTCTGTTGGGTACGGGCTTGCTTTGGTTTGGCTGGTTTGGGTTTAATGCCGGCTCGGCGCTGGGCGCGAATGAGCTGGCGGCTACATCTTTTGTGAATACCAACCTGGCCTCGGCCGCCGCGCTGGTGGCCTGGCTGCTGATTGAAGTGGCCCGCAACGGCAAGCCCACGGCAGTGGGCGCCTGCATTGGGGCGGTGGTAGGCCTGGTGGCCATTACGCCGGCGGCCGGGTATGTTACCTACGGCCAAAGCCTGCTGATTGGCGTGGTAGGTGCCCTGGTAAGCCACACCGCCGTGCACTGGCAGAACAGCCGCACTACCATTGACGACACGCTGGACGTGTTTCCCTGCCACGGCCTGGGTGGCATTGTGGGCATGCTGCTCACGGGCGTGTTTGCCGATAAAGTAGGGCTGGTGCACGGCTCGTTCACCACCTTCGGCTACCATGTGCTGGGCCTGCTGATTGTGGTTACGTATTCCTTTGTGGGAGCCTGGGTGCTGCTCAAAATCACCGACCGGTTCTTTGCCCTACGGGTGAAATCAGCGGAAGAGGAGCTGGGCCTCGACCTCAGTCAGCACGAGGAGTCCACCTACCACGTGGATGAAGAGTTTGAGCAAAGCTTCCGCCGGGAGCTGCAGGCCAGTAGCGTACTCAGCAGCCAGTAAGGCTACATACTCATCTTGCTCAGAAAAAACGAGAGCAGGAATCCCAGCACCGTAATTAGCCCGGTGAAGTTGTGGGCTACTTCAAAGGCTTCGGGTATCATGGTGTCGGCAATCATGGCCAGCACGGCACCGGCCGCTACGGCGGTGGTAATGGCCACTACCTCCGCCGAGAAATGGCTGAACACCGTGTACCCCAGCAATGAGGCCACCCCCGATATCAGGGCAATGCCGCTCCAGAGCAGCATGACATAGCGCGCCGAATGGCCGGCCTTTTTCATGCCGGCGGCGCTGGAAAGGCCTTCGGGCAGGTTGGAGAGAAAAATAGCCACCACGGCCACGGTACTCACCGCACCGCCGGCCAGTAAACTCAACCCGATAACAATACTCTCCGGAATACCATCTAACAGGGCACCAATGGCCAGCGCAGAGCTATTGTCGTCGCCGGGGTCGTTGCCTTCCGTTTGGCCCTGCTGCACCTGCTTCCGCTCCGTGGCCTGGTGGTGGCCGGAGCGCTTGCGGTGCTTGGCACCATAGCGGGCCAGTACCCAGTTGGCCAGCGTAAAAGCGGAAGCACCCCCTAAAAAACCAATGGCCGCCGAATGGAACCCGCCCTTCACGTAGGCATCTTCCATCAGCTCCAGGGAAAGCGTGGAAATAAGTACGCCGCTGCCAAAAGCCATAATGGCCCCAACTACGCGCTGTGAAACATGCGTGAAAAAGCCAATGGCCGCGCCTATCAGCAAGGCCGAGCCGGAAACCAGCCCCCAGAAGCCGGCCATGGCCCACATGGGAAAATGCATAAAAACAGGGGTTAGGAAAGGGTGGCGTGTTGCCTCACTACGGCTAGGGCCTGCTCATCGGTGAGGCCGGCCACCGCAATTTTTTTGAAGGGCGCGGTATGGCCCGTCAGCAGCTCCAGGCTGGATTTGGGCAGGCCAAATATCCCGGCCAAGTATTCCAGCAGGCAGGCATTGGCCTTGCCATCCTGCGGCGGAGCTTTCAGCCGAACGGTAATGGAGCCATCGGCTGAAAGCAGCAGGGCGTTCTGGCGGGCATTGGGTTTGGCTTTGATGTGTAGCGTGGCCACGGCTCAGGCCGGGTCATTGTAGGCATCATACACGTTCCAGGCCCAGATAACAAAGGGGGCTAT
The Hymenobacter sp. DG25B genome window above contains:
- a CDS encoding ammonium transporter, with product MRAPAVFRPSVSLFTLFTLVVLCLLAAFVDLPHPSAVAGSLNPADVAWMLTATAFVLIMTPGLSFFYGGMVRPKNVISTMLQSFVALGVISLVFYFVGFSLAYGESWHGLIGNPLTYIMLRNVGTAPNPAFAATIPFILYFAFQLKFAIITPALITGSFAERVRFKGYLAFMVLFSLFIYCPLAHWTWHPEGFLRKWGVLDFAGGTVVHISAGIAALAGAMVLGRRNAHVRKSSFSTPNVPFVLLGTGLLWFGWFGFNAGSALGANELAATSFVNTNLASAAALVAWLLIEVARNGKPTAVGACIGAVVGLVAITPAAGYVTYGQSLLIGVVGALVSHTAVHWQNSRTTIDDTLDVFPCHGLGGIVGMLLTGVFADKVGLVHGSFTTFGYHVLGLLIVVTYSFVGAWVLLKITDRFFALRVKSAEEELGLDLSQHEESTYHVDEEFEQSFRRELQASSVLSSQ
- a CDS encoding DUF167 domain-containing protein → MATLHIKAKPNARQNALLLSADGSITVRLKAPPQDGKANACLLEYLAGIFGLPKSSLELLTGHTAPFKKIAVAGLTDEQALAVVRQHATLS
- a CDS encoding threonine synthase; translated protein: MLTLLETATRLAQLHCAACHQTYSPHMLQSVSPCCQQPLLAEYSLQEPLSRVDGIQPTENSMWRYQQLLPLQNAAHRVTLGEGWTPLLLLPRLGAQYGLRSLLLKDEGQNPTGSFKARGLSMAISKAKELGVTGCIIPTAGNAGVAMAAYCARAGMRAVVVMPRHTPNAFKEECYWYGAEVHLVDGLINDCAALVRQLNADNALLDVSTLKEPYRLEGKKTMGYELAEQLNWQLPDVLLYPAGGGTGLIGIWKAFQEMRALGWLAADVKLPRMVAVQAATCCPLIETLAGHQANCHAYVGQATIANGLAVPRPLGEALMLRVLRESGGTAVSITDEQMLEGMRELARQEGLFVAPEGAAVWMAARQLLASGWLQPHEQVVLLNTGSAQKYLENVMGRFQD
- a CDS encoding ZIP family metal transporter; the protein is MHFPMWAMAGFWGLVSGSALLIGAAIGFFTHVSQRVVGAIMAFGSGVLISTLSLELMEDAYVKGGFHSAAIGFLGGASAFTLANWVLARYGAKHRKRSGHHQATERKQVQQGQTEGNDPGDDNSSALAIGALLDGIPESIVIGLSLLAGGAVSTVAVVAIFLSNLPEGLSSAAGMKKAGHSARYVMLLWSGIALISGVASLLGYTVFSHFSAEVVAITTAVAAGAVLAMIADTMIPEAFEVAHNFTGLITVLGFLLSFFLSKMSM
- a CDS encoding ArnT family glycosyltransferase, whose product is MLGLGIGIRVIQFPDIPAGLNQDEAGSAYEAYSLAETGQDKWGNTLPAYFPSWGSGQNVLLAYLTVPVVKVFGLSIATARVVQLLFGILTLPLFFYCLRPLGRFPAYAGLLLLAVVPWHFMLSRWGLESNLLPFFMLLGCTVLSRALILGRRRWIVPALLPFALALYAYGTTVIVLPLFFALVLLLFFPRIRRNAWSWLWALGLFGIVASPFFIYFLENYLLGHNVAWAEDLFFSTPLFPGNRLGQVAGINRKYILWTNFQFLRSGFNDHTVYNLLPGFPLLLTFTWPVGVGALFIAAVQTVRKKGTLTSADIVVRVLGAWAISALPFLFLFELNVNRFNHFFLPCIALSIWLISLVLMRVRSSWVRAAISSLVVIWIVVESSLAIRYYFSDYNRSAIRENFNAGLQEAFAAVARLPVSQVRITQDMHQPYVYTLFYLQYPPAAFQKEVKMTIENGEYNVHQFGKYRFSDDYLDLNREYGYLSRKNEFPDTEKSRRQVYYANEFWEVGIIRPATESIPE
- a CDS encoding glycogen debranching protein, producing the protein MHAPTSYSTGFLLALGLLGSCQMSKAPSMPPVSASATRQAVPPVWQSAAYTVYRDSLVQGRYTARARSRTELTSNYQSPANEFQSPQVNFKFSLNGKDNEMQPGQDHVFMALPQAGGTGLETPLIVFGQQYVDRTPVPANTYLAPNTPLKIRLDLRPVLAAFEKQGYYPLYNGQKLYKQDLKHVFVAGNTAPLSWDFDNLINKPQLELKDPDGNGIYETTVVLNAHSDAKTTAGEWKQTLDTSGMPQYSSDYPLLDALYNLALEEAKRAVEPDGTFRTGQEWAGVWTRDISYSIILAQAALQPEVAKTSLLRKVTPDGRIIQDTGTGGAYPCSTDRMIWATAAWEIYKTTGDEAWLRKAYPIIKKSIEDDVPNAYDLQTGLVRGESSFLDWREQTYPKWMQPADIYQSENLGTNVVHFQANQVLALMADKLGHKFVAAMHRLLAENIKKGINQHLWLDGKGYYAQYRYGRNFALVSPKAEALGEALTVLFGATEGSRAQTVMAHTPVMDYGIPCIYPQISGIPPYHNNAVWPFVQSYWGLAAAKTGNEMAFMESLMAVSRPAALFLTNKENFVASNGDFAGTQINSSNMLWSLSGSLALVYKGLFGMDFQTDRLVFQPFVPQALQGTRKLTGFKYRQALLNIEMTGFGQGIRTITLDGQPLADAAVLATLTGPHDIKIELPSTAFAASSLNKVAHHMSPMTPAVRYANGRLAWARVEGATAYQILRNGQFAGRTTEPVFPVPAPQTYTEYQVVAIDAQKAESFASEPLAVEPDKFRSTVEVETAANKSGKAYKGATGPGFVEISKTQNRRLTLRVPVPADGLYAVDFRYANGNGPINTSNKCAIRTLSQGKQQLGTVVLPQRGVEEWSDWGYTNPITVRLSKGTATLTLSFEPANKNMNGEVNQAMLDHLRLTRIQ
- a CDS encoding LysR family transcriptional regulator; protein product: MLSHQHEIFLEVARLLSFTKAGQALFLSQSAVSKQVKALEEYYKTGLFERLGNSVVLTPAGELLYQKLLLAKQLQHDLHQEFTTLSEDFSPQMRMVIGASTTISLYIIPPVLSAYLSKFPNTQLTLKNRNSENILKALLEHEIDLGIIEGIHKVSNVTYTPLLTDEVVAVCSARNPLHREELVAQDLLHIPVALRESGSGTLAVLEEALATHRIKLTDLPVKVRLGGTEALKNFVRVDTCLAFLPRQAVMKELASGELIEVPVRDLNLVRHFDFVQRKGTENNVPYKSFVQFAQRYYSKQE